DNA sequence from the Cucumis melo cultivar AY chromosome 6, USDA_Cmelo_AY_1.0, whole genome shotgun sequence genome:
ctatgatattaattatatctttgagattttggaaaacaaaattaaatatttaatgagaaagtagttaattaattaatgttaaaCAAAATTCCAAAATGAATATTATACTTAAAAGTACTATCTCAAACTTTACCACTATCTCCAACCACAAGATCAAAAGTgtctttttataattttatattaaatacaCGAAAAATTACTTTTACCAGTACTTTATAGATTAAgcatataatatttttattcataaagaagttcctataaagaaaatatttttctgagatgAATGGATTAAGGACAAATTtaaaattctcattttttttatgacaataaaaacaataataacaaatacATATAATCATTGAAATACATATAGTTTTAGGGGTATTTAAATTGTATTCAcaaattggtaaattttaaaaataaaccattttttttaaaaaaagaaaatagtattTGGTATCTATTTAAGATAAAACATTTGAACTGTACTTCAAATTACtttttttgatatatatatatatatatatatatatacttaataattTAGTAAGTGCTTTGATATATATCTTTgagccaaaaaaaaaataaataaaaaaataaaagtggaATACTTTTATTATTGAGTTTGTGGTCCATTTGTAAATGTGCCAAAGTGGAAGCAAATAGAGAAGCAGTGACCAATGAAGAGAGAAAGTTGGTAATACAATGACCAATACAAAATTTTATTGTTCTATTTTAACCATTAAATAAAACAGCAATATTttcacattttattttattggggGGAGAGGTGTGTTATGCTTCTCAATTATGAGTAGCCAACTTATAATGTGGAATCTAAAAAAGAATTCATAAAGATTATGTTAAAGTTAATGtggttttattattattattattgttgttgttgtgaaTGAGTTGTGTCCTCTTGTGCCATTCCCATGACAGAGCTTTTATTTTAAAGcttattttcaaaagaaaactattttattttaacattTGTTTCATCAGAAGTAACCATTTTTTCGTATTTTTAATAAGAATGTGTGAGAGCTATCATGAACCAATGAAAAAGTGGTATTTCTTAGTTTAAAATtggaaatttaaaatatatagaaGTTTTTaatcagtaaaatatttacattacaTGGAACAATTTTCAAAACGAGAAAAGCCTATAAGCATATAATGAAAAATACTGAAAATGTTCTAGTCAACATGTGATTAATTGACCATATGTGTACGTGAGTAATTTTCTCCAAACGATTGTGTACTACAATTTAAATGAATGGTCCAGTATTATTGTTTAGGacatgatacatgatcgtgtagttctttttatcGTGGGTAAAAAGACTTCAactttaaatgattgtgttgaccatTCCAAACAATCGCGTTGACTAtgctaaatgatcatgttgaccatggtaaacaatcgtgttgatcatGAAAAACGGTCGTGTTTATTGTGATAAGCGATCATatagtccaatgtaaatgattgttaATTAAAATCTTCATATTAAACGGTCGTGttaaccatgctaaacgattgtataactaTGATAAGCGATtatttagatcatgtcaacGCAATTGTGTTGCTCGTTTTAAATGATTGAAAAaaggtttcaaatttaaatgattgtgttgataATGGTAAGCAATCGTTTAAATTATGTCAagatgatatttaaacgatcttggtattcttaaatatgaggaagatgaagtagtTTCAGAGAATCTTACTGAAAATAGTAAAGATGAAATAGaagatttaaatagaagaataaatcatttaaaaatagaagaaaaaaatttggAAGAGGAGATTGAAGAAATCCGGAAGAGACGAGGATGAATAAATcgtaaggaagaagaagaaagatatgtGACGAATCGTCTACAACATTCAAAagcaaatataaaaattatgaaTATATTTTACCAACCTcatagactttttttttttgttacacgaaccgtaaatatttttttagttttttatatttatgcaAATGAtccaaaaatatatattataaagaaGTTGTCTTAAAATTTACTTGTTTAAATTTAATGCAAGAATAAAAAATGGATTTCTTTAAATTtacttgtttaaattttatggttttgtgatttctttcgaccgtctttcttctttttttattattttttacatcgtttaatatttacaccttcttcttttatatttacatcgttctatacagtgtaaatattttaccgcttttttatatttttgaaaagataaaaaaaaaatttgtatagaacacaagaaaaaataaaaaagaaagtttgaaatCTATTATGTCCTTCAACAATATTAAATACtttcaaatattatattgtagtttcaaatatttttcttttgtcattaaatatattatatattgatttttttgTCACAATGATTAACTTTAAGTTAATTATTCaataaataacttaatttttttttgttaatagtATAATCCaaagtaaaatattaaaatgttGAATCTACAATGAAAactagaaattaattaaaatccagctcaatagaaaagaaaactaATTGTACATTATCGAACCTTTGATCCCCACCTCACAtttgttaataaaaaaaaaaaaaaaaaactatgaatGTATAGACCAATTAAGAAGCTATATGTGTTTAATCAAAAAGTTTAACCTTGCAAAAAAGTCATAATTTAGGCCTTGAACTACTCAATCTTAGACCCTTTTTTAGTTGACCCCTGAAATGAATATTCTAATCCCTAATTTTCTAGACAAAGTTATAACATATATGCTTTACTAACTAAACACCTAATGTCACCCCCAACtcctaaattttgaaatttaaattcaacGACTTGATGTTGATATTTTTTAGAATCATTTACAACATCACTTTTCTTTTGTAAAACTACTTGAAACAACCTTAAAAAACCAACACGAATCTTTCTGATATAAAAAATAGGTATCAAATCTTTTAGGATTATTCAATATTATAATAAACTATGTTATTTTGTACTGCTCAAATAGCTACAACTAACACTATTTTGAAATCCTTCATTGGTTACAATATCTACTATTTACTATCGGTTTTTAGTAGTGTTatattcataattatttttattttattttgttagacGGTTGATTACTTGCTTATATATAAAACTAATTAGAACTATTATAATGCAGGAAAGAACTACTTGTAAATGTATATTAATTAAGAAGATGGGAATTAGGAGGATAAGTTAAAATAATGAGGGAGAGAGGGAAGGGAAATAAGTAAAAGGATTGAAATGGAAGGAATGTAGTTTGAAGGAGAAGGAAATGGGGCACACGTGTGAGGGTAGGGAATTGGGAGAAGAGGGAGGAGCACGTGTGGAGTGGAAGAGGGGGAAGGAGCTgtagaacaaagaaaaaagaaagaaactgcAGGGTTGACCGGAGACAACCGAGTCACGCTCAAGCGTGGCCTCTGCCGCCTCACGGTCTCTCTCTAACTAAATCCTCAcgcctcctcctccttcttatCACTTTCCTCCCTActtttatttctctctctctctctcttttctttttctttttctttttctttttctttgtttgtaaACAATTTTCTATAACTTTCAAAGGATATTTACATATTTGTATTTTTCAATCCTAAATTATTATTAGTGTTTAATCAAAATTTGATAGGAATAACTAAATTCAAGATTTCTGAAATCTATACAATAAAATAGGATAACTGAAATTATAGAAAATTAAAACTTCGACATTCTTTCAAATTTAGAAACCaaaataatatttcatttatgcttattttattttaattatgttCACCCAAATTATTTCTAAGTTTATAACATAGAGAATAAAAAATTGAGCTAAGGTTTTCCatatttgtcaaaaaaaaaaaaaaaaaaacaaaaaattaaattagtCACTCCAAGGTTACTCTTGATATTTATTATCTATCATTCAATATCAAAATCCAATTCATATTAGTTAAGGAAGAGATGATTCATTTATATTTATGATATATAAGTGATCAGGATAATTAGTTTCTTGAATATAATTTTGTGTGAGTCATATGTTTGTGAGCAATATCAAGCTCTTTCAAAAATATATGTGGACATTTGTTGctcttaattaattacatattGTTATTTTTATCCCTATttgattctacatattgatagtaaaaatttcatttttatccATAGATGTTTATTTGTAAGAAGACAATAGTATCTAGTCATGTTATATATATCTAGTCTCATTGTATTAGTTTTAATTTCTTCCTCCCTTTTTACATAATGTATACCATCTTTACAAATTACACAACCCCATAAATCAAAAACACATACTACATAAACCAAGTTATATGTTTCTACAACGTCTTATAGaggaaaatttgaaaatgcatATAATATTGGTATGGGTTTAATCAGCTATATTCATTAACTATAAAATAAGCAAACCAATAGAAATGTATAAAATTGGTAAAATGTCAGATTGACAGCTATATATACCTTTAATTTTGGGTATATTTTAGCTTGTACTTAAGTTAGAGAGTAAAGATTTGaacattaaatataaatatacaaTTAAGTAGATATCTTGACTAAGAAACTATACTCATGTTGTCATCactttttcataaatttaatGGTATCCATGTTTCATGTTGGATGCTTTATTTTGGTAAAAAAAAGTAAGTTGTGTTTGATAAGGAGGATggttgatttatgtgggaagtGGGACCAAACATGTTGAAGTAGTAACTAAGCATTGAATATTATTATCCACATCAGAAgtaaatgaaaaagaaggaaaagaaaaatgaatatgatGATAAATGAtagataataatgataataataaggTTGTGGTTGTTTTGGACACATTAAAAGATGAAGAAAGGTGGTGTTGAGACAAAGGTAGACCCCACACATTTCTCTATTCAATCTGTTCACTCTTTGACCTTTGACTGTCCTACTTTCACTTCTAATAATAACAAGACAATTCCCTTCACCTAATGAAATCATGTTTTGCCCTACCCTCTAAATATCCAATTAGTCCctccatttttctttattttcttctttttccccATGTAATCTTCATTTCTCAACCATCCCCGTTAGTCAATTTATTTTCCTATGAATTTTTTGAACATCAAAATGTCGTAGGATTAGGTGACTTGTTTCATGAGATTTGTCAAGATGAGTGAAAGCTTACCCAAACacttacaaatatatataaaaaaaaaaatcaatataagAAAAACTAAACATCCATTTGGATTGTAGTTACTAAAATTTCATTATGAAAATAAGAATATTGATGATGTTTAACTCATAAAAAGACATGAATTGTTTGCGATATAAATGAGTAAGGCATCTTTTAACACTTTTAAAAAGATTGTAAGTTTGAATTACTCACTTCATATgatgtaatattctaaaagaagatgatccatttattaaaaaattcatCGGTCAAAGATaaccttttattttgagtatccACGAAGATAGAATAAAAAGTTAATTTTAACCCTTCATTAGAGAATTCATTGGTAAAAGATAACCTCTATAATGGTTAATGTTAgaaaatgaaataaactaaaaatggagaagaaaaaagaatcatAAAAACAAATGGAGAAATACATAGAGAAAACAAGAGAGAGCTCttgaaattgtttaaaaaatggAAGGAACAAGAGAAGTGGACATGGATACAAATAAGTAATAACCACACAAGGAAAGGGAGGCAAatctataaaaataaataagaaaaactaAAAGGGTACATGAGCAAATGCCAAAAGAAAGGAGGGAGTAAAGAAATTGTTaataatgaataatgaataGATGTTTTAAGGGGGGACTACAACAGTATACCAAATAAGAGAACAACAAAATAATgaatggagaagaagaagaagatgggtCACATTAAGGTTTTATTGATGTAAACAGaagtaagatttttttttctttttttccaaacagTGGATCTACCTACTTTTCACTTTTGACTAATGAAAGAAAGGTTATTAAAAGAAATCATCTAtgaacaaaaatcaaaataactaTACACAGTGACAGTCTTATTCAATAATATTTGAGTTAATTAAAATGCATCTATTGGTCCTATTCAGAGAAACTAACTAATCCTAACTGAGTTCCAAGTGTAACCAGAGGATAACCATGACCATGGTTAGGTTAAAGAAATTGTTGCACCACACGTGTGGGGGAGAAGTCAGATAAGGGGCAGAAGAACAGGGTTACAGAAGGGCAGtgtttgtttttctcttttaactTTCTCTCTCACTCTGTTTTTTGGCTGTTGGGTATGTCTCTCTGTTCCATTcaattttagagagaagaagaaacagagtcaagaaaataaaaaaggtaaCACTGAATTTTTGCCAGAGTTCTCAGATTtgttagtattagtattagtagtTCGTCCCCGTCCCCCACTTGTTTGACAACAAATTAAGCgtttatagagagagagagagagatagagattGAAAAACATGCCTGGGACTGGGAGTGTTGCTGTTCAACCTTTGGATTTGAGCCTACACATTCCATACCATTTCAGATGCCCCATTTCTCTTGAGCTCATGCGTGATCCTGTTACCGTCAGCACCGGTCAGACTTACGACCGTTCAAGTATCGAGTCATGGGTTGCCACCGGAAACACTACCTGTCCGGTTACTAGGGCTCCACTCACCGACTTCACCCTCATCCCTAACCATACTCTGCGTCGGCTAATCCAGGACTGGTGTGTTGCCAATCGGTCTTATGGTGTTGAGCGGATTCCCACTCCCAAGCAGCCGGCGGAACCTTCTTTGGTTAGGTCTTTGCTTGGTCAAGCTTCGTCGAGATCGAGTGGTTCGAGTTTGAGAATCTCGGCTTTGCGTCGGTTGAAAGGACTCGCTCGTGACTCGGATAAGAATCGGTCTCTGATTTCATCGCTTAATGCTCGTGAAATTCTTCTCGATGTTGTGTTTTCCAATTTGGATTCGGGTTCGGATTCGTTTTCACCTGATTTGAGCCGTGAATCGCTTGCGCTTCTTGTGATGTTACCGCTCACGGAATCTGAGTGTGTTCTTGTTGCGTCTGATCCACAACGGATTGGTTACCTTTCACATCTTCTGTTTGATTCTTCCATTGAAGTCCGAATCAATGCTGCCGCGTTGATTGAGACCGTAATTGCCGGAACTCGAGCGTCGGAGCTTCGAACCCAAATTTGTGGAATCGATGAATTGTTTGAAGGCGTGGTTGAAATTCTTAGAGATCCAACGGCGTATCCACGAGCACTCAAGGTCGGAGTTAAGGCTTTATTTGCTCTCTGTTTGGTGAAACAAACGAGGCATAAGGCAGTTTCCGCCGGCGCCGCTGAGATTATCATCGACCGATTTCCCGATTTGGAGAAGTACGATGCTGAGCGAGCCCTAGCTACGATTGAACTAATTTGCAGAGTTCCGACCGGTTGCGATGCGTTTGCAGCTCACGCGCTCACCGTTCCGCTTTTGGTGAAAGTCATTTTGAAGATCTCGGACAGAGCGACGGAGTCGGCTGTCGGAGCTTTGGTGTCGCTGTGTTCGGCGTCGGAGGAGAATCGGAGGGAGGCGGTGGCGGCGGGGATATTGACAcagttgttgttgttggtgCAAAGCGATTGTACGGAGAGAGTTAAACGGAAATCGCAGGTGTTGCTGAAGCTTCTTCGAGATTCATGGCCGCAAGAGTCGGTTGGAAATTCGGACGATTATGGTTGCAGTGAAATTGTGGTAccattttgttaatttttcgGATTTTGGAATCTGAAATGACCATGGATTGTTGGGTAAGTTAAAAAATTCATCAATGGAAGAAAGAACAGAAACTACAGAGACAGAGACAAGAAATGGAAGAGATGAAGTTGATAGTAGTTATCTGTATGTAATTTTTGTacgtaatttttatttttatttttatttttgctcAATATCTttcaacaaaaaagaaaaaaatatatatatatatatatatatatatttatatatatttagtcTATTGCTAAGTTTGTATTTGTACgatttttgactttttttgACATCATTTCATCCTAATGATTAATTTTGACATCATTAATTCTCTCATTTACAACTTTCTTTCTTTACAAATATCCAAACATTTGATAAAAACCGGTTCTTAAATTGTGATAATAAATTCTAAACTTCTCCTTTCAATTTTCCACCTTTTATTGTATTTGAAATAAAGAGGAGAACTAATTGTGATACTCATAACCAATTCCTTCCTCCCTATTGAACTCAAAACAATGATAATAACAATTTGTGCATTAGTGGTAACATCGTTTTTTCTCtacatataaaaaataaaatatgtctTTCCTTTGATTTAACTCGTGTATTTTCttattgtaaatataaatttacatttaaaattatctaaaattattaattatacaTCATCAAAATAAGTTAATTTAATTACGATAATTGATAGATCGATGTTCCCCTTTTCATATCCACGATTactcttaaaaaagaaaatagagccCATAGGAAACTCAGGTTGGAAAATGAGCATGCTGGCCCAAGTTACTTCTATGAGAGGGATTGgccattaaaaagaaaaatatcattATTTTGTGGGTATAAAGATCAAAGATTAGAATTATGTTATATGAATTCAGAAGAATCAATGATTTGAAAGATGAGAAGTGTATTAAAATGAAGAAATGTTTTATAATCTTATATTCCTATAAATCATAAAGCAAAAAGAAGATGCCTCTACACACCTACCTCCCACTCTCATGTATTTGTTGAAAAGGAAAGAATTTGAGTCAAATATGGGTGAATCTTTACATCATACATTCAATAGCAACCCACCCCTGGCAGgtataaatttattataaagTAAACACAATCAACAACTAAATTTATCACGCTCTTTCTTTTACAAATCTTAAACGAACTAAAAGTATTACCTTATTCAAAactattaagaaaaaaaaaaaccattttttttttcaatttgtaaaacTTATTCATTGTTAGTTAAGTGCATTTATAAAGTTATTGGTAAGATTCAACATATGATTCTTGAAAGTAACTAATGAAATTAGTCTTACAACAAACTTAACTACGGTTTATAACTTTGGTGATATATAATGATTATAGTTTCTTGAATAATTGGTCAAGGAAAGCAATGGTCACATCTATGAATTTATTTATTGTATATGTTGTTAAGAAAGGATGAGATTGATTGTAATATAGTGAAGAGGGGGAAAGGGCAATTTGTAGTGTTAGTTTGGGGGTCCATGTATAATTATTATAGTTTAGGGTCATCCTTTGAAGTTGTGTTGCTTTCACACTACACTTTAGTTTTGCATGTTATTAGTAAGTTTGTATTGAGAAAGGGAAAGGGGCGTAATGGGATTCAAAGATATTAAGCAAAAAGGTATAATGTTGATTAGGAAATGTTATGATTTGCATATGGATTTTTTTGGGATTTGTGGAGGAGACTTTTGGGTCAACAACTACTACTATAAGCACATAACTAACATTATATTCCTTTCCTTTGTTTTGCTAACTATATTCGGCTCCAATCTGATTCACTCAATAATTCTAATGCTTTTCGTTTCGTTTCACTTTGTGCCAAAATTCTCTCTTTCAAATATTTCCAAACTCCactttcatttcatttcaaatttatgtttattttagtCTTATCAACTCGTTAAAAACCTAtatctttctttttaacttctAACTTTATACCAAATAAATCTCTAGATTTTAAACATATCTGTATTTAAATTTCTTATTAAACATAACTTTTATcaagttagctattttttaaatatttcaggtttgtatttactttttattgtatttcttctcctttttttatgcggtttaattctttttcttttcattgtcttttttttttccaaactgttattttttcaagatcgtatatcaaatataaaaaaattaattttttcttcaaactGTTGTTTAGTTgtttaagatcgtgtactaaatataaaaacttgaaaaacaattaaatcttaaaaaaatcgtttatttTATCAATAATGGAATCATCCTATTTTCAGAAGTCATTCTATCACAAATCTAAGATTATACAATACAAAATACATGAAAATACCTAATTTAAGAATTGCAAAATTAAAGTATGATGAttagttctttttcttctctctaacaAATAAAATACTGTCTTTGAGTTTATCAAATTTCTCAACAATAATTAGCTAGATTTCTctctttctccttttttttttttttttttttgttgttgttgttgttaaataaaagaaaaacatttgaGTCCCAGTGGAGTGGGTTTTGGCAATCTCAATACTCTCGAGAACAATCCTTAGCCATCTTAAATAAAAACTCACTTTTGtgatatgaaaaaaaatatataaagaaagacaaaacagggaaaaaaaaataaatgactTATTATTCATAAGCAAACAAATGATTATCGAAactgttttcaaatataaactaAATCAAGCCAactctcattttttttctacttctatcatatttaataaatattatatctCCAAAAAGTAACTCTATTTCCAAAGCCATTGAAGTTCAGTTCAGTACATCTACGAAGTTTCATTTGTTGATCTTTTGGTCAATGTGCTATTTCTAGTAGAAATGTGATCTATTCTATCACGTGAGACAATAACTCCCGAAACTCCAACACTAGAGTGAGTAAACGTAAATTTGTTAGTCTCTCATATCTTTAATATATGTGTTATATGTGTTATTTTACTTGGATATGGTTATGCTACTAATAATGTCTCATATTATcaaatatgaaataaattggAAACCAATATTAATCTCaagaatttgaaaacaaaaccTATTCTTGTGTCATATTAAATCATCAATTGATTCAAAAGTTTTAAACTAACACTAATGAGTGAatacaaatttaatattatattatctaACACATTTAACTAATTAACCTGATATATACGCTTAAAGATTAACTGTTTTATTTCTGACCAAACTAGAAGTATTAGTGAAAGTTATGAGAAACTTAGAAGAATGTAGGCCAGTCGTTTTTGTTAAGAAAGTGCTTTAGGACTGAAACATGCTCACGTGTGTTTGTttttgttaagttaatttagtccaagtttgttcctatttcttaggaattagttattcatgatttgtaatcatggagAAAGTCTAGAGTCATGttgttagtggagaaagtttagggtcatgttgttagtgggtagttattttttaagactttaaatattgtatttttctttgaatgtatgtggaatgaatttgtcttcaatttgctattgcaatatttatttttactctatAAAATAACAATTGTTATCAGAGCTCTCTTCTTAAGGGATCTGTGAGTGTGAGTGAAGTTGTTGTGTCATGGACGCCATAGCAAGTTCCAGTTTCTCTTCCATTTCTCCATCGATATTTGATGGAGACAACTACCAAGTTTGGACAGTTCGTATGGAAGCTTATATGGAAGCTTTGGATATTTGGGAAGCAGTGGAAGAGGATTATGAAATTCCTGCTCTTCCAAACAATCCTACCATGGCACAAATCAAAGTgcaaaaggagaagaagacaaagaaaaTCAAGGCAAAGGCATGTCTGTTTGCTGCAGTCTCATCTACTATCTTCACTAGAATTTTGACTTTGAGATCAGCATATGAGATATGGAATTATCTCAAGTCAAAGTATGTGGGAGATGAAAGAATCAGAGGAATGCGTGTGCTAAACTTGATTCGAGAATTCGAGTTGCAGAAGATGAAGgaaataaaatcaattaaagAGTATTCTGTTAGGTTATTGGACATTGCAAACCAAATCAGATTACTTGGTTTTGAGTTCAAGGACTCAAGAATTGtataaaaaattattgtatCAGTGCCTGAAAAATTTGAGGCATCTATTTCTGCCTTAGAAAGTACCAAAGATTTGACTCAAATCACTCTTGCAGAGATACTCAATGCTTTGC
Encoded proteins:
- the LOC103496167 gene encoding U-box domain-containing protein 26-like, translating into MPGTGSVAVQPLDLSLHIPYHFRCPISLELMRDPVTVSTGQTYDRSSIESWVATGNTTCPVTRAPLTDFTLIPNHTLRRLIQDWCVANRSYGVERIPTPKQPAEPSLVRSLLGQASSRSSGSSLRISALRRLKGLARDSDKNRSLISSLNAREILLDVVFSNLDSGSDSFSPDLSRESLALLVMLPLTESECVLVASDPQRIGYLSHLLFDSSIEVRINAAALIETVIAGTRASELRTQICGIDELFEGVVEILRDPTAYPRALKVGVKALFALCLVKQTRHKAVSAGAAEIIIDRFPDLEKYDAERALATIELICRVPTGCDAFAAHALTVPLLVKVILKISDRATESAVGALVSLCSASEENRREAVAAGILTQLLLLVQSDCTERVKRKSQVLLKLLRDSWPQESVGNSDDYGCSEIVVPFC